TGGTTTTGAGCATCACATgggataatgtatgtgaaagtattttataaatgaagcaaCATACACCTATGAACCTTGTTAATATCATTGACCATTTGACCTCATCTGCTGATTCTTGGGGCTTTCAGAGCCTAATGTCCCAAAGGTCTCCCATAAAGGGACTCCTGTCTAACACCTATGCTTCTACCTTCATTATATACAACCCACTCTCCTGGTTTCCCAGGTTGGAGACATtacgagagagaaagagaggagaaaaggaagctgcTTTCTATTCTGAAAAGGTGACTagtctttccccttctttcctgaTCCCTCTTTAGCATGTTCTGTGCAATTCCAGGGATTCAGTGCAGCCTGCCCTAGTCATGCCAGGGGGTTGCCATAGGAACGGGTATGTGAATGAAGGCTTTGGGGTGAGGGCTGTTGAGTGTATTGTGAAGCCATGGATGTGGGGCAATGTGAAGGGGCAGCAGGCTTCAGGTGGCCCTTCCCAGACCAGGCCAGCAggtcctcctttttttcttctggtcCTGGCTGCAGCTTTGTACCTCCTGTCTCCCACAGCCCCTCAGGCCAGCATCATGATACCATCCGCTTTCGTCAACTGCTCTGTCAAGATCCCTCCTGTGAGGTGTGTAATAGCACAACTGTGGAGGTCAATCAGCTGCTGTTCCTGGAGGACCTGGAAGATGATAccctctctgtgtcctctttGGCTTCCACAGCTTCTGTGACTGAGTCATCATTcactctgtcctctgccttctGAGCAGTCCCTTCAGGAGACCTAATACTAGCCTCTCAGCCTGAGCCTTCCCCATCACCCCCCTCCATTGTCTCACCTAACCCAATGACACCCTTAGCTGACTTTCTTTCACCATCACCAATGGGTCACTCTCTGCCACCAGAACCTTTTCCTCCCATGGATTCAAAATTTCCAGGGGACCATTTCCCACACCAACCCCTAGcctttccccctctcccaccacatGACACTCAGACAGTGGATCCTGTTCTCCAACCAGAGGCCACTTTGTCCATGCATACCATCTTCTCTCTTgatcctcctctttccccagatGTCAACCTCTTATCAAATTTGTCCCAGACAATGAATCCCACTGATGTATCAGCTTGTCATGATGCATCATCAAGCCTGTCTGTTTCACCACCACCAGACCACCCTTTAACCATGACTCATTCTAAATCAATTTCTATCTTACTGAAGCCTGTTCTGGAGAACTCATCTCCAGATAGCCCTGGTGGGTTGTCCACTTGTGTCCCAACAATAAGAGGTACTGACTGTTCAAGTCTGTCTGCTTCAGAGTTCTCCTCACGGCAAACTCATGCCAAAGACTTGTTCCCTTCCACCTTGGCACTAGATGATCTCAATGAAGAGTATTTTTCCCTCCATTCTTCAGAGGCCTCTTCTCAGGGAAACCCTGCAGCCAACCTTGTAGAGCCTGGAAACCTCTTGTTTTGCAGCCCCAAAGTGCTGGCACTCCTGGAGGGACAAGTCCAACAGAGGAGTGATTTCCTAAcgttgaaggaaaaggaaaagaaaaagggttcttttccaaaatgacttAGGACAGACTACCAACTAAATACTTCAGGGGAAATGTTGGAGTCAATTGCTGATAAGCATGACTCAGCAGTCTCCCTTCCTTTTTGGAGCAGCAAAGGGAAAGCAAAGGAGCTGCGTGTGAACCAGCAGCCCCCATATCCTAAGACCTCAGAGGACCATTTACAGCAGAAACATGTCCAGCTCTTCTGGGGTCTCCCATCTCTGCACAGTGAGTCCTTGGCCCCTGTTGCCCATGTTTCAGGTGACTGTTCCTCAATCTTCATATTCAATAGAATCTTTAATTTCTCCATGGACCAAGAATCCCCAGTATGCTCCCATCCTCTCCCTTTGTCCTTGCCTGAGATCCAGCCTCAAGCCTTGCCTCAAACCCTGCCCCAGTCCAAGCCCCTACCTCTCACTCAAGTCCAGTCCCAGGCCCACCTTCAATCCCCACTCCCAATCCTACCATCTGGTCCTCTACCTGGGACCCAGACCTGTGGAGTGTGTTTCCATATACCCCAGAATGAATCAGAGTCTCTCATCTCATCTGAAATTCAACAACTGGAGTGGAACATGTTGCAGAAGCAACAGGAAAGTTTGCTGGGTTCACCCTTTGTGGTCCAAAGATCTCAGGAAGACTTTTGTCCTTCAGCTCCAAACTCTCCTTACCACCAGGCCTCCCAGGCCATGTTTCCATCTCCATCCTTCCTGGAGAGCTTCCTCTCAGCATTGAGCTTCAGAAGAAACTAGAGCATCCTCTTCAAAAGAGGCTCATCCAACACCACGGGGGTCTGCCCCGCAGGATCCATGAGTCTCTGTCACTAATGATGCTTCTGAGAGGTTTCTCAGACACAGCTGATTTGGAGAGCAACCATGGACTCTCATGGGTCTCTGTGAATAAAAATCTGAATGTTGGATTGAGCCAACCTGGAAGCTTCCATGAGAGGGGCTCAGAAATGCTTCAGCTAGAGAAGGATGTGGGGAAGAATCAGGGATATAGCTCACAGAATGGCCCAAAAGCTTATCTGTTGAGTGATCCAGAGAGCTCTTCAGATAACGATCTGGGCTATGACTCTGAGAAAAACCTAAATAGTCACATGGCAAGTctgtcagaaaaaaattcaagggCCTCAGGGGGCAGTCTAGGTCAGAAACAACTTGAAAGTGTCCTGAAAGTACATTTGGGCAAGAAGTTTGAGGAAATCAGTGAGGGTCGGCTCCCTGGGACTGTGCATAGTTCATGGCATGCTGTCAAGCAGACACTGCTGCTTTCTGTGAAATCCCACACCCAAGTAACACAGAGAAGTATGCCACCATCAGTGGGTGGGGACTCCTCCCTGACTACCTTCCAGGACCTTTCCTTCATTGATTCCAGTGCACAACAGGTGCTGGAAGCCCATATTAAAAAGTTTCGTATGAGGATGGAGTGGGGCCTTCCCTGCAGGGTCCTTGAATCCATAGAGATCTTTAACGTGAAAGGTGCAGCATCCCAGTCCTTGTCCCATTCCCACCTTCCCTCCTCAACCAACCCGATTCCTGAGGTGGACTCCAAATCTAGGGGCTTCGAGCTCCTTAGAGGAAGCTCTAATTCTCCTCATGGAGAAGAAGTGGGAACAACAAATTCAGCTCCTGTCCTGGATCATCTGCGCCCTGCCACCTCACCTGTGGGCAAGGAAGGACAGGGGAGCTTTAGACAATCAACCTCTGGTATAAACCAAGAGCTTGCAGAGGACATTCAGAGAAGCAAGGGTGCCAGACAGACTCTTCTGCCTGTCAGACATGGCATCACAGACAAAGCAAGTCAGAGACAGACTCCACTAGGCAAGAGACGCCCCCAAAATCTTCCTGTAAGGCAAGCTGGGGCTGGCCAAGAGCCAAAGGATAAGAGTGTGAGCTCAAAGGATAGAAGAGAAATGCGACAGGGCAAAAAGATGGAGGAGAGGTCAGAACCCTTTCCTGTGTGCAATGTGTCCAGGGAGATATTCAGGGCCAAGGAGCTTGATGCGCTTCAGTCAAAAACTGGTGACATTTTGACAACCGGCAAGCTGGGAAGCCCCCAAAAGATAAATGGGAAAGAGAGTAATGTAGAAACCACTGAAAGGCCTCCACCAAAAAGACCAGTTCCCAAAGATCCCAAATCATCAGATGTATTTGGTGAGTTAAAGTTTAaactggagaggagggagcagagccaggTCCAAAGCCAACCCACTGACAGGTCCCTTGCCTCAGAGAGCTTGACTTACAAGGCCTTACTTACTCGTGCCTAAGATGTCTCCACTGGCAACGTGGGAGCTTCCCAGGTGCTGCATGTCCGTTTGGAAGACAGAGGAGTCATcatggagcagcagcaggagccttGTGTCCCTAAGAAAGTCTTGAGGAGGTGCCAAGATAAGGATTTAACACCAACTGCAAAGAGAACGAGCCCTCCAGGCCCCAAAGCAGAAGAGCTTGGTGGAGGGGATGCAGGGTTGGGACATCCCAACCTAGAAGGAAGAGTTCCCCTACTCAGGACAAGGCATTAGAGGCGACGGTTAAGAGGAAGTCTTTCCAGACCCCATCACAGAAGGGACAGGCTCCTCCTGAAAACCTttgcagagaaaaaataaagcacattttgCAATGGCTTCATGTCAAGATAAAatgcaaaaggcaagaaaataccCAGGAAAAGGGCAGCCCCGTATCATCGGTCCAGAGCAGAGGCCTAGTTAAAAGGAGAGCTGCCCTTACTGGGACTACCACAGCTCAGAAGACCATGACAGTCCCTGGGAAGTTCCCAGAGCAGGAACTGGGGCTTCGGCATGCAACAGACACCGCATGCCCTCAAGAGCCCCTTCCCTCCCTGAGGAAGTTTGGGAAAACCCAGCAGAAGGCAGAAGTACAGGCCCAGGCAGAGCCCATCCAGGGGCATCCTTCCAACTACAGGGCTCCTTGCTGTAAAGTGACAAACAACAAGTCCTGCCACCAAGAAGCTGTCTTTGC
The Equus przewalskii isolate Varuska unplaced genomic scaffold, EquPr2 contig_R1908, whole genome shotgun sequence DNA segment above includes these coding regions:
- the LOC139081393 gene encoding spermatogenesis-associated protein 31D1-like isoform X1; this translates as MEFSHWNVLSFLNSPIELCLSVCSAFLDTDPNLTFLCGLWLLLLFLCYLVWIPSLPTFWKTKDFQKRQGTAKRRRKGGTLGGWRHYEREREEKRKLLSILKSPSGQHHDTIRFRQLLCQDPSCEVCNSTTVEVNQLLFLEDLEDDTLSVSSLASTASVTESSFTLSSAF